From the Bacillus carboniphilus genome, one window contains:
- a CDS encoding AimR family lysis-lysogeny pheromone receptor: MSMISIITVVLGVRCENFKRFKGNKSIGQPKRHRAKLIGVSSPTIKRITDWIDGTTTQQPKYEYILSLTRLLSQRKDDRDLINITKYLCEHTSQTATPRNLKILMVVSFEQEMFEELEILTELGLSVTWNSKHKIKQYSHFYKLLLQTKNDSRDFKDIKREAVEAKANYSNKEVKFLFEYVELLMTYNISARERSILNYPEFKISLNKLMEKTSYINCVFMQDIYVVRVKDLLLKVELKLNNLKELRSMALPLIDDLTIGQRIRSSIIFTYGSSYFFECYNTFKKYIELASGTYKKLDRQHDYKMVQEHLSMCRVFHKKDFDKIEHITEIGKAFLYYQQGNLELSKKTLDTINCPDREIPFSKYLEGLLEKDYATKIGKFNNSISLFEGRHDYFQKKFPELAINTLGKRGAVAR, translated from the coding sequence ATGTCAATGATAAGCATTATAACGGTTGTATTGGGGGTTCGATGTGAAAACTTTAAAAGATTTAAAGGAAACAAGAGTATTGGACAACCGAAAAGACACAGAGCTAAATTGATTGGTGTTTCATCACCTACGATTAAAAGAATCACAGATTGGATAGATGGAACAACAACTCAACAACCTAAGTATGAATACATACTATCGTTAACCAGGCTCCTTTCGCAACGGAAAGATGATAGAGACCTTATTAATATCACTAAGTATCTTTGCGAACATACATCACAGACAGCAACCCCCAGAAATTTAAAAATACTAATGGTAGTCTCTTTTGAACAGGAAATGTTTGAGGAATTAGAAATTTTGACCGAATTAGGATTAAGCGTTACTTGGAACAGCAAACACAAAATCAAACAATATAGCCACTTTTATAAGTTGCTTCTTCAAACGAAAAATGACAGCAGAGATTTCAAAGATATTAAAAGAGAAGCTGTTGAGGCGAAAGCTAATTATTCCAACAAAGAAGTTAAGTTTCTTTTTGAATATGTTGAATTATTAATGACATATAACATTTCTGCGAGAGAAAGAAGTATACTGAATTATCCAGAATTCAAAATATCCTTGAATAAACTTATGGAAAAAACAAGCTATATAAATTGCGTGTTTATGCAAGATATCTATGTAGTACGAGTAAAGGACTTACTTTTGAAGGTAGAATTAAAACTTAATAATTTAAAAGAGTTAAGAAGTATGGCTCTGCCATTAATTGATGATTTAACTATTGGTCAACGAATTAGATCTTCTATAATATTCACCTATGGTTCATCCTACTTTTTCGAGTGTTATAATACCTTTAAGAAATATATAGAATTAGCTTCAGGGACATATAAGAAATTAGATAGACAACACGATTATAAAATGGTTCAAGAACATCTTTCTATGTGTAGGGTTTTTCACAAAAAAGACTTCGATAAAATTGAACATATTACTGAAATCGGTAAAGCTTTTCTGTATTATCAACAAGGTAACTTGGAGTTATCTAAGAAAACCTTAGATACAATTAATTGTCCTGATCGAGAAATACCTTTTTCAAAATACTTAGAAGGACTTTTAGAAAAGGATTACGCCACTAAGATAGGTAAGTTTAATAATTCGATTAGTCTTTTTGAAGGAAGACATGATTACTTTCAAAAAAAATTCCCTGAATTAGCAATAAACACTTTAGGAAAAAGGGGTGCTGTAGCAAGATGA
- a CDS encoding helix-turn-helix domain-containing protein, translating into MSNERDFSKERLKALREKNKYSSTQLADKVGVHKSSISAFEVGKRKPSLHVLTKLAVALNTTTDYLTMMRDDPNPYIPNEELDSVLKEKKITYKGKELTPEQAQKIAEMIDVLIK; encoded by the coding sequence ATGAGCAATGAAAGGGATTTTAGCAAAGAGCGCCTAAAAGCACTTAGGGAGAAGAATAAATACAGCTCTACACAGCTAGCTGATAAGGTTGGTGTACACAAAAGTTCTATAAGTGCCTTTGAGGTTGGGAAACGGAAACCATCCCTTCATGTGCTTACGAAGTTAGCAGTAGCCTTAAATACAACTACGGACTATCTCACGATGATGAGGGATGATCCTAACCCATATATACCGAATGAAGAACTTGACTCAGTTCTTAAAGAGAAGAAGATTACCTATAAAGGTAAAGAACTAACTCCAGAACAAGCGCAGAAAATCGCTGAAATGATTGACGTGCTAATAAAGTAA